Proteins from a genomic interval of Enterococcus faecium:
- a CDS encoding MoxR family ATPase, whose protein sequence is MGKRSTIQLMIVALLAGGHVLFEDIPGVGKTLLVKALAKAVQGTFSRVQCTPDLLPSDILGFSVYNSQSKEFEFRPRPIFTTILLADEINRTTPRTQSALLEAMAENHATIDNNTYPLDNHFFVLATQNPIEYEGTYPLPEAQLDRFLFRLQIGYPSFDDELLLLLDKFEKVLDNLNEVLNSYEIEEIKTNVANVFVSPEVASYALQLVSATRSHAAIQLGISPRGSLSFIQAAKAYALIHGRNYVTPKDLQDLVPYVFSHRLIFYDRSLKEDEKKQIIHTLVAQIPIPVR, encoded by the coding sequence ATCGGCAAACGTTCAACTATCCAATTGATGATCGTGGCCCTATTAGCAGGTGGTCATGTCTTATTCGAAGATATTCCCGGTGTAGGTAAAACGTTACTGGTCAAAGCACTAGCAAAAGCTGTACAGGGAACCTTCAGCAGAGTCCAATGTACTCCTGATCTGCTGCCTAGTGATATTCTTGGTTTTTCCGTATACAATTCACAATCAAAAGAGTTTGAATTTCGTCCGAGACCGATCTTTACCACGATCTTGTTGGCAGATGAGATCAATCGTACGACTCCTCGTACTCAGTCAGCACTTTTAGAAGCAATGGCCGAGAATCATGCAACGATCGACAACAATACATACCCTCTAGACAATCATTTTTTTGTCTTAGCTACGCAAAATCCAATCGAGTACGAAGGAACATATCCTTTGCCGGAAGCACAGCTCGATCGTTTTTTATTCCGACTACAAATCGGTTATCCTTCTTTTGATGACGAACTTTTGCTACTTTTGGATAAATTCGAAAAAGTGTTGGATAACTTAAATGAAGTATTGAACAGTTATGAAATAGAAGAAATAAAAACAAATGTGGCGAATGTCTTTGTCAGTCCCGAAGTGGCATCTTATGCCTTGCAGTTAGTGTCAGCAACAAGAAGTCATGCTGCCATCCAGCTTGGCATCAGTCCACGAGGAAGCCTTTCCTTTATTCAGGCAGCAAAAGCTTATGCTTTAATCCATGGGAGAAATTACGTCACGCCCAAAGATTTGCAGGATTTAGTTCCTTACGTGTTTTCCCATCGCCTGATTTTTTACGATCGTTCATTGAAGGAAGACGAAAAGAAACAAATCATTCATACTCTTGTTGCACAAATTCCTATTCCTGTGAGGTAG
- a CDS encoding IS3 family transposase (programmed frameshift): MSKRTRRTFSQEFKQQIVNLYLAGKPRVEIIREYELTASAFDKWVKQSKTSGSFKEKDNLTPEQKELLELRKRNQQLEMENDILKQAALIFGPKRQVIDANKHLYPISAMCRILGLSRQSYYYQSKPKKDESELEEVVAEEFIRSRKAYGSRKIKKALSKRGIQISRRKISRIMKNRGLKSSYTVAYFKVHHSTCNEAKTTNVLNRKFLRDNPLEAIVTDLTYVRVGKKWNYVCFILDLFNREILGYSCGEHKDAVLVKKAFSRIKQPLTEVEIFHTDRGKEFDNQAIDELLTTFDINRSLSHKGCPFDNAVAESTYKSLKVEFVYQYTFETLQQLDLELFDYVNWWNHLRLHGTLGYETPVGYRNQRLAQRILDNELGCANASEAV; this comes from the exons ATGTCTAAGAGAACACGAAGAACTTTTTCACAAGAATTCAAGCAACAAATCGTCAATCTTTACTTAGCTGGAAAGCCACGTGTAGAAATCATTCGAGAATATGAACTAACGGCTTCAGCATTTGACAAATGGGTAAAGCAATCTAAAACGAGTGGTTCATTCAAAGAAAAAGATAATCTTACGCCTGAACAAAAAGAATTGTTAGAACTACGTAAAAGAAACCAGCAATTAGAAATGGAAAATGATATTTTAAAGCAAGCAGCGCTGATATTCGGAC CGAAGAGACAAGTAATCGATGCGAATAAGCATCTTTACCCTATATCAGCGATGTGCAGAATATTAGGTCTATCACGTCAGTCCTATTATTATCAATCAAAACCAAAGAAAGACGAATCAGAACTTGAAGAAGTAGTCGCTGAAGAATTTATCCGCAGCCGAAAGGCCTACGGCTCAAGAAAAATAAAAAAAGCCTTATCAAAACGAGGCATTCAGATCAGCCGACGAAAAATTAGTAGAATCATGAAAAATAGAGGATTAAAATCGAGCTATACTGTTGCTTATTTTAAAGTACATCATTCTACTTGCAATGAAGCCAAAACGACAAACGTATTGAATCGTAAATTCTTAAGAGACAACCCATTAGAAGCGATCGTAACAGACTTGACTTATGTACGAGTCGGGAAAAAATGGAATTATGTCTGTTTCATTTTGGATCTGTTCAATCGAGAAATTCTCGGCTATTCTTGTGGAGAACATAAAGATGCCGTTCTAGTAAAAAAAGCATTTAGCCGTATCAAACAACCTCTGACAGAGGTTGAGATTTTTCATACTGATCGTGGAAAAGAGTTTGATAACCAAGCTATTGATGAATTATTAACAACTTTTGACATCAATCGATCATTGAGTCATAAAGGCTGTCCTTTTGATAATGCCGTAGCTGAATCAACTTATAAGTCGTTGAAGGTAGAATTTGTCTATCAATACACATTTGAAACCTTACAACAATTGGATTTGGAGTTATTTGACTATGTCAATTGGTGGAACCACCTTCGGTTGCACGGTACACTTGGCTACGAGACACCGGTTGGTTACCGTAACCAGAGATTGGCGCAGCGAATCCTTGATAATGAGCTCGGATGTGCTAACGCTAGCGAGGCAGTCTAA
- a CDS encoding DUF4231 domain-containing protein → MIGEKMMDQKAFIESIDSTIDRLKKEIRFYNRVIGIGNIIKIVLSASIPILIDQASEHRSLLLIVSIASAIITIIQSGMSAFNYQDKVQTSTELLMKIEKEKLLYITKTSPYNKTDEENFHLIVTTLQTELNDIISDFNQVNN, encoded by the coding sequence ATGATTGGAGAGAAAATGATGGATCAAAAAGCGTTTATCGAATCTATTGATTCTACAATCGATAGATTAAAAAAAGAAATTCGATTTTATAATAGAGTAATTGGTATCGGAAATATTATAAAAATAGTCTTATCAGCTAGTATCCCAATATTAATTGATCAGGCTTCCGAACACAGGTCTTTACTATTGATTGTTTCAATTGCTTCAGCAATAATTACAATTATACAAAGTGGGATGTCTGCATTTAATTATCAAGATAAAGTACAGACTTCGACAGAGTTATTAATGAAAATTGAAAAAGAAAAGTTGTTATATATAACGAAAACATCCCCATATAATAAAACAGATGAAGAAAATTTCCATTTAATCGTTACAACCCTTCAAACTGAATTAAATGATATTATCTCTGATTTTAATCAAGTTAATAACTAA
- a CDS encoding prevent-host-death protein, with protein sequence MELKKLEVPTSSITEVKRSPMDVFAQARDAGTGVYIFNREKVAGVMLTQEQYETLLQELDVLRQTVKVERKEPKEINEEPINKTASVVSNAEGMEELAQTLQHSLITGVTITAKNLDERMVALGFITKKTGFGGVVDMLSELMETGKINYQLRRKPQNRTIIAEIIGEQNSQSQLMDKIIIKKIFLHEL encoded by the coding sequence TTGGAATTAAAGAAATTAGAAGTTCCCACATCTTCGATCACAGAAGTGAAACGATCGCCGATGGATGTATTTGCTCAAGCGAGAGACGCGGGAACTGGCGTATATATATTTAATCGTGAAAAAGTAGCTGGCGTGATGCTGACCCAAGAACAATACGAAACGCTCTTGCAAGAACTAGATGTCCTTCGTCAAACAGTGAAAGTGGAGAGGAAAGAACCAAAAGAAATAAACGAAGAACCTATTAACAAAACAGCTTCCGTCGTATCCAATGCTGAAGGGATGGAAGAGCTGGCCCAAACATTACAGCACTCGCTCATTACTGGTGTGACGATTACAGCAAAAAATCTAGATGAACGAATGGTAGCACTAGGTTTTATTACGAAAAAGACCGGATTTGGCGGAGTCGTGGATATGCTTAGCGAGTTGATGGAAACTGGGAAAATCAACTACCAGTTAAGAAGAAAACCGCAAAATCGGACAATCATAGCTGAAATCATAGGAGAGCAAAACAGTCAATCTCAATTGATGGATAAAATCATCATCAAGAAAATTTTTCTACATGAGCTATAA